The following coding sequences lie in one Phragmites australis chromosome 8, lpPhrAust1.1, whole genome shotgun sequence genomic window:
- the LOC133926201 gene encoding acid phosphatase 1-like has protein sequence MARHGGHLLLLVMLLAAVAVAVVAAENASEEEAAQKLLPRPLVIELPTSAPRVAEGDGDVEGLEEVPVEARCASWRLAVEANNLAPWRAVPVECAAHVREYVTGTAYRYDLELVARESSAYARGAALGGHGRDAWVFDVDETLLSNLPYYAEHGYGLQLFDHHAFDMWVEKGEAPAIPSSLKLYKEVRELGFKIFLLTGRSEGHKGVTVENLNKQGFHDWDKLILRAAADRNKTATTYKSEKRKEMEAEGYRILGNSGDQWSDLLGSSMSVRSFKLPNPMYYIP, from the exons ATGGCGCGCCACGGCGGACACCTGCTGCTGCTCGTGATGCTCCTCGCCGCCGtggccgtcgccgtcgtcgcggCGGAGAACGCgtccgaggaggaggcggcgcagaAGCTCCTGCCGCGCCCGCTCGTCATCGAGCTGCCGACGTCGGCGCCGCGCGTGGCTGAGGGGGACGGCGACGTCGAGGGGTTGGAGGAGGTGCCGGTGGAGGCGCGGTGCGCGAGCTGGAGGCTGGCGGTGGAGGCTAACAACCTGGCGCCGTGGCGGGCCGTGCCGGTCGAGTGCGCGGCGCACGTGCGCGAGTACGTCACGGGGACCGCCTACCGCTACGACCTGGAGCTCGTGGCGCGGGAGTCCTCCGCCTACGCGCGCGGCGCGGCGCTCGGGGGCCACGGCCGCGACGCCTGGGTGTTCGACGTCGACGAGACGCTGCTCTCCAACCTCCCCTACTACGCCGAGCACGGATACGG GCTCCAGCTGTTCGATCACCACGCGTTTGACATGTGGGTGGAGAAGGGGGAGGCGCCGGCGATCCCCTCCAGCTTGAAGCTGTACAAGGAGGTTCGTGAGCTTGGGTTCAAGATCTTCCTGCTCACGGGCCGAAGCGAGGGGCACAAGGGCGTCACGGTGGAGAACCTCAACAAACAAGGCTTTCATGATTGGGACAAGCTCATACTCAG AGCAGCAGCTGACCGCAACAAAACAGCGACAACCTACAAATCAGAAAAGAGGAAGGAAATGGAAGCAGAAGGGTACAGGATCCTAGGCAATTCTGGCGATCAATGGAGCGATCTGTTGGGCTCTTCCATGAGCGTTCGCTCCTTCAAGCTTCCCAATCCAATGTATTATATTCCATGA
- the LOC133926200 gene encoding probable CCR4-associated factor 1 homolog 11, translating to MLFRDDGPSVVLPPPPPPPPQPQCGFVNLVPQHPMHMQFPPQAACVVLPRGAFLDAEVRDVWAANLQDELSHIAALLPHYPCVCVDTEFPGTVHDSRTPRHLRGPRESYALVKKNVDDLKLLQIGIALSGPSGRCPVAWQFNLRGFDAGRDPHAPASIAMLRAQGMDFATLQQFGVDPGAFASGFYQCGLACGGLTWAAFSGAYDFAYLAKVLGGGCPLPDTPEGFLAQVRALFGPAVLDVKRLARFCGEGIRGGLEQVAAALGVERAAGRAHCAGSDSLLTCDVLLAMVDRFFRDNNVLVHAGAIVGLV from the coding sequence ATGCTTTTCCGCGACGACGGCCCGAGCGTcgtcctcccgccgccgccgccgccgccgccgcagccgcagtGCGGCTTCGTAAACCTCGTGCCCCAGCACCCCATGCACATGCAGTTCCCGCCGCAGGCCGCGTGCGTCGTGTTGCCGCGCGGGGCGTTCTTGGACGCCGAGGTGCGGGATGTGTGGGCCGCGAACCTCCAGGACGAGCTCTCCCACATCGCCGCGCTGCTGCCGCACTACCCCTGCGTGTGCGTCGACACGGAGTTCCCCGGCACGGTGCACGACTCGCGCACGCCGCGCCACCTCCGCGGCCCGCGCGAGAGCTACGCGCTGGTGAAGAAGAACGTGGACGACCTCAAGCTGCTCCAGATCGGGATCGCGCTCTCCGGGCCCTCCGGCCGCTGCCCCGTCGCGTGGCAGTTCAACCTCCGGGGCTTCGACGCCGGCCGCGACCCGCACGCGCCCGCCTCCATCGCCATGCTCCGCGCGCAGGGCATGGACTTCGCCACGCTGCAGCAGTTCGGCGTCGACCCGGGCGCCTTCGCCTCCGGGTTCTACCAGTGCGGCCTCGCCTGCGGGGGGCTCACCTGGGCGGCGTTCTCGGGCGCCTACGACTTCGCGTACCTCGCCAAGGTGCTCGGCGGCGGGTGTCCGCTGCCGGACACGCCGGAGGGGTTCCTCGCCCAGGTCCGCGCCCTGTTCGGGCCGGCGGTGCTCGACGTCAAGCGCCTCGCTCGGTTCTGCGGCGAGGGCATACGTGGGGGACTGGAGCAGGTGGCCGCCGCGCTCGGCGTGGAGCGCGCGGCCGGGCGTGCTCACTGCGCCGGTTCCGACAGCCTGCTCACCTGCGACGTGCTCCTGGCAATGGTGGATCGCTTCTTCCGGGACAACAACGTGCTCGTGCACGCCGGGGCCATCGTGGGCTTAGTGTAG
- the LOC133926203 gene encoding proteasome subunit beta type-6-like, producing MDAALTGSSAAGDAPTTGEHRMGTTIVGVCYDGGVVLGADSRTSTGMYVANRASDKITQLTDNVYVCRSGSAADTQVISDYVRYFLHQHTIQLGQPATVKVSANLIRLLAYQNKSMLQAGMIIGGWDKYEGGQIFSVPLGGTILRQPFAIGGSGSSYLYALLDHEWREGMTQDEAEKFVMKVVSLAIARDGASGGVVRTVTINADGVKRSFYPGDKLPLWHEELEPQNSLLDILAAGNPDPMVH from the exons ATGGACGCCGCTCTCACgggctcctccgccgccggcgaTGCCCCCACCACCGGGGAGCACCGGATGGGTACCACCATCGTCGGGGTCTGCTACGACGGCGGCGTCGTCCTCGGTGCCGACTCCAGGACCAGCACCG GAATGTATGTCGCGAACCGTGCATCAGACAAGATTACTCAGTTGACAGATAATGTGTATGTCTGCCGCTCTGGATCT GCTGCTGATACACAAGTCATTTCGGACTATGTGCGTTATTTCCTCCACCAGCACAC AATTCAGCTTGGGCAACCGGCTACCGTGAAAGTTTCAGCCAACTTAATTAGGTTGCTAGCTTATCAGAACAAG AGCATGTTACAAGCTGGAATGATAATTGGAGGATGGGATAAATATGAGGGAGGCCAAATTTTCTCAGTCCCTCTTGGTGGAACAATTCTGAGGCAACCGTTTGCAATTGGAG GTTCTGGTTCCAGTTACCTGTATGCATTGCTTGATCATGAGTGGAGAGAGGGAATGACACAGGATGAAGCAGAG AAGTTCGTGATGAAGGTGGTTTCCCTTGCTATAGCCCGtgatggtgcaagtggtggaGTTGTTCGCACAGTTACT ATAAATGCTGATGGTGTTAAGAGGAGCTTTTATCCTGGTGACAAGCTACCACTGTGGCACGAAGAGCTGGAGCCCCAGAACTCGTTGCTTGATATACTCGCTGCTGGGAACCCTGATCCGATGGTGCATTGA
- the LOC133926199 gene encoding probable methyltransferase At1g29790 translates to MGSVSLNVAASRRGGRRLSHLCSPALLNLLVLLSLLSTNLLALLAFLSTRPRPGPTTTAASVVGSHSSAISAQIAAIAREIDSSRMVPHRPADGSLPPELLLFLSPHALPLGRDARTGLTHMPASVAHTCFRSPSTLALLASFTYYAPHAACPRNATLQHRLVSKGCEPLPRRRCLSRGPRAPLPASNMGLDNRRWVKPRNDHEFLIEDVLRFSSASGKIRIGFDVAGAAANFAARMRERGVTIVTSVLDNAGKPMNEFVAARGLFPLLLSPAHRFPFYDGVFDLVHVGTTALDEGGAPALGLAGTEEALGFFMFDVDRVLRAGGLLWIDSYICHSEERRQVVVRLIVRFGYKKLKWVVGEKASTGSARTTMYFSAVLQKPARG, encoded by the coding sequence ATGGGGTCGGTGTCCCTGAACGTGGCGGCCTCccggcgcggcgggcggcgccTGTCACACCTCTGCTCCCCCGCGCTGCTCaacctcctcgtgctcctctccctcctctccaccaacctcctcgccctcctcgccttcctctccacccgcccccgccccggccccaccaccaccgccgcctccgtcgTCGGCAGCCACTCCTCCGCCATCTCCGCGCAGATCGCCGCCATCGCGCGGGAGATCGACTCCTCCCGCATGGTTCCGCACCGCCCGGCCGACGGCAGCCTGCCCCCGGAgctgctcctcttcctctccccgcACGCGCTCCCGCTCGGCCGCGACGCGCGCACGGGGCTCACCCACATGCCGGCCTCCGTCGCGCACACCTGCTTCCGGTCCCCCTCCACGCTCGCGCTGCTCGCGTCCTTCACGTACTACGCGCCGCACGCCGCGTGCCCGCGCAACGCCACCCTCCAGCACCGCCTCGTCTCCAAGGGCTGCGAGCCGCTGCCCCGCCGCCGGTGCCTCTCCCGGGGGCCCCGCGCACCGCTCCCGGCCTCCAACATGGGCCTCGACAACCGGCGCTGGGTGAAGCCGCGCAACGACCACGAGTTCCTCATCGAGGACGTGCTGCGGTTCAGTAGCGCTTCTGGTAAGATCCGGATCGGCTTCgacgtcgccggcgccgccgccaatTTTGCCGCCCGGATGAGGGAGCGCGGGGTGACCATCGTCACCTCGGTGCTCGACAACGCCGGGAAGCCCATGAATGAGTTCGTGGCAGCGAGGGGGCTGTTCCCGCTGCTGCTGTCGCCGGCGCACCGGTTCCCTTTCTATGATGGGGTGTTTGACCTGGTGCACGTCGGGACTACCGCATTGGACGAAGGCGGGGCGCCGGCATTGGGGCTGGCGGGGACGGAAGAGGCGCTGGGATTCTTCATGTTTGATGTCGACAGGGTGCTGCGCGCCGGTGGGCTGCTCTGGATAGACAGCTACATATGCCACAGCGAGGAGCGGAGACAGGTGGTTGTGAGGCTCATTGTGAGGTTTGGTTACAAGAAGCtgaagtgggtggtcggagagAAGGCCAGCACAGGGAGCGCAAGGACAACAATGTACTTCTCTGCAGTGTTGCAGAAGCCCGCGCGTGGTTGA